In Anas acuta chromosome 6, bAnaAcu1.1, whole genome shotgun sequence, the following are encoded in one genomic region:
- the ZRANB3 gene encoding DNA annealing helicase and endonuclease ZRANB3 isoform X2 produces MIADEMGLGKTIQAIAISYYYKKEWPLLIVVPSSLRYPWVDEMEKWIPELSPDDIIIIQNKTDTGRISTSKVTILGYGLLTSDAQTLVDTLYKQNFKVVVIDESHYMKSRNATRSKILLPIVQKAVRAILLTGTPALGRPEELFMQIEALFPKRFGTWNEYAKKYCNAHLRFFGKRAQWDCRGASNLEELHQLLREIMIRRLKNDVLTQLPPKVRQRIPFDLPQATAKNLNATFAEWEKLMRNLNSDANESHFVEVMSLITRMYKETAIAKAGAVKDYIKMMLENDKLKFLVFAHHLSMLQACTEAVIENKVRYIRIDGSVPSSERIRLVNQFQKDPDTRVAILSIQAAGQGLTFTAATHVVFAELYWDPGHIKQAEDRAHRIGQCSSVNIHFLIAKGTLDPLMWAMLNRKAKVTGSTLNGKKERMQAEEGDKEKWDFLSFAETWAPNESLEDTQNEVLFTHFEKERQHDIRSFFSPKSSSEKKRKIFSGSESLNTDPESFEVTKEEDAEKSSENLDSTRLNNVDTICHESSSEREAKRARSVSGSTPVSSSKKKKKSLTGKKSTLFTEKNAEVLPCDSNTSSKSTALTKVWHCSACTYGNNELLPYCEMCSCPQNSNAQRNPASQIEESMSEDSGRNEQRTAWNAEDKGEDLGETVTERSVEISEQEAVKIESEEGEKKCGEEDLDQSDTFLVYDGLMFCASRNTDRIHLYTKDGEPLNHNFIPLDIQLDNWEDLPETFQHKQNRSLILRFVKEWNRLTAVKQKIVRKSGQIFCSPIHAAEELSKKQSVAGSTKRYVTKEDVAAASLSKASSSGGSVRLISKENKVCLKNESASTEQSGHSTKLLLENVKGFSGLCPDQTETEGSPLPKGYLQALDSEGNPLCLSCQQPTTQLDQARAWDTRFCSLACQEDFSIRSSHGYIRTKVFEIEHGVCQFCHQNAHELYLNIRDAPKSQRKKLLESSWMSHLPLGQLNEIITNPTEGHFWQVDHIKPVYSGGGQCSLENLQTLCTICHRERTAKQAKERSQMKRRSLATKYGCDITKFFVKI; encoded by the exons ATGATTGCTGATGAG atgGGTTTAGGTAAAACAATTCAAGCAATTGCCATTTCCTACTACTACAAAAAGGAATGGCCTCTCTTAATTGTTGTGCCTTCATCTCTGAGATACCCTTGGGTTGATGAGATGGAGAAGTGGATTCCAGAACTCTCTCCAGATGATATTATCATCATTCAGAACAAAACCGATACTGG GAGAATATCAACCAGCAAAGTGACGATTCTGGGGTACGGCCTGTTAACTTCTGATGCCCAGACTTTAGTAGACACGTTATACAAGCAGAACTTTAAGGTAGTTGTGATTGATGAATCACACTACATGAAATCCAGAAATGCCACCCGCAGCAAGATCTTGTTGCCAATTGTGCAGAAAGCTGTTAGAGCTATTCTTCTTACTGGAACTCCTGCTCTGGGAAGACCTGAAGAG cttttcatGCAGATTGAGGCACTTTTTCCAAAAAGATTCGGAACTTGGAATGAATATGCCAAGAAATACTGCAATGCTCATCTCAG attttttggTAAAAGAGCTCAATGGGACTGTAGAGGAGCTTCAAATTTAGAAGAATTGCATCAGCTTTTAAGAGAAATTATGATCAGAAGACTCAAGAATGATGTTCTAACTCAGTTGCCTCCCAAAGTTAGGCAACGTATTCCATTTGACCTCCCACAAGCCACAGCTAAG AATTTGAATGCTACTTTTGCAGAGTGGGAGAAATTAATGAGAAACTTGAATTCAGATGCCAATGAAAGCCACTTTGTTGAAGTTATGAGTCTAATCACACGCATGTATAAAGAAACAGCCATTGCCAAG GCAGGAGCAGTAAAGGACTATATCAAAATGATGCTTGAAAATGACAAATTGAAGTTTCTAGTTTTTGCTCACCACTTAAGCATGCTTCAAGCCTGTACAGAGGCAGTTATAGAAAATAAG GTTCGCTACATACGGATAGATGGAAGTGTTCCTTCCTCAGAAAGAATACGTCTTGTTAATCAGTTTCAGAAGGATCCTGATACACGAGTTGCTATTTTGAGTATTCAGGCAGCTGGTCAG GGTTTAACTTTCACTGCTGCTACTCATGTTGTGTTTGCTGAATTATATTGGGATCCAGGCCATATTAAGCAAGCAGAAGACAGAGCACACCGAATTGGGCAGTGCAGTTCTGTGAATATTCACTTCCTTATTGCAAAAGGAACATTGGATCCTCTTATGTGGGCAATGCTGAATCGCAAG GCCAAAGTTACAGGCAGCACCTTGAATGGCAAGAAAGAGAGAATGCAGGCTGAAGAAGGTGACAAGGAGAAATGGGATTTTTTGAGTTTTGCTGAAACTTGGGCCCCAAATGAAAGTCTAGAAGATACCCAAAATGAAGTTCTATTTACACAT tttgaaaaggaaagacagCATGACATACGttccttcttttcccccaaatcctcctcTGAGAAGAAAcgcaaaatattttcaggtagTGAATCATTAAATACTGATCCAGAATCTTTTGAAGTCACAAAAGAAGAGGatgcagagaagagcagtgaAAACCTGGATTCCACAAGACTAAACAACGTGGATACAATTTGTCATGAAAGTTCATCTGAACGTGAAGCTAAAAGAGCAAGAAGTGTAAGTGGATCTACTCCAGTCAGCtccagtaagaaaaagaaaaaatctttaactGGAAAAAAGTCCActttgtttacagaaaaaaatgctgaagtccTTCCTTGTGACTCAAACACTTCAAGTAAAAGCACAGCTTTAACTAAAGTTTGGCACTGTAGTGCTTGCACTTACGGTAATAACGAATTGCTGCCTTACTGTGAAATGTGCAGTTGCCCTCAGAACAGTAATG CTCAGAGAAATCCTGCTAGCCAGATTGAAGAAAGCATGTCAGAAGACTCTGGAAGAAATGAACAGAGAACAGCATGGAATGCTGAAGATAAAGGAGAAGACTTGGGGGAAACAGTGACTGAACGATCTGTTGAAATCAGTGAACAAGAAGCTGTTAAAATTGAAAGtgaagaaggtgaaaaaaagtGTGGAGAAG AAGATTTAGATCAATCGGACACATTTCTAGTGTATGATGGGCTTATGTTCTGTGCAAGCAGGAACACTGATAGAATTCACCTCTATACAAAG GATGGTGAACCACTGAATCATAATTTCATTCCGTTGGACATACAGCTGGATAACTGGGAGGATTTGCCAGAGACCTTCCAGCATAAACAAAATCGTTCATTG ATACTGAGGTTTGTGAAAGAATGGAATCGCCTCACagcagtgaaacagaaaattgtCAGAAAAAGTGGTCAGATATTTTGTAGTCCTATTCATGCTGCAGAGGAGTTGTCTAAAAAGCAGTCAGTGGCCGGCAGCACAAAAAG gTATGTGACCAAGGAGGATGTGGCAGCAGCCTCGCTTAGCAAAGCTAGCAGCAGTGGGGGCAGTGTTCGCCTCATCTCTAAAGAAAATAAGGTTTGTCTGAAGAATGAAAGTGCTTCTACTGAACAATCAGGCCACTCCACAAA GTTGCTTTTGGAGAACGTAAAAGGTTTTTCAGGTCTTTGTCCAGATCAGACTGAAACTGAAGGCTCTCCCCTGCCCAAAGGCTATTTACAAGCCTTGGACAGTGAAGGGAACCCGCTTTGTCTCAGCTGTCAGCAGCCCACGACTCAGCTTGACCAGGCCCGTGCCTGGGACACGCGATTCTGCTCTCTTGCCTGCCAGGAGGACTTCTCGATTCGTTCTAGTCATGGCTACATCAGGACTAAGGTGTTTGAAATTGAACACGGCGTTTGCCAGTTCTGTCATCAGAATGCCCACGAGCTTTATCTGAACATCAG